Genomic DNA from Perognathus longimembris pacificus isolate PPM17 chromosome 6, ASM2315922v1, whole genome shotgun sequence:
GGTTTTAAGATGCATGTGAGTAGGAGGCGTCTGACAGTTTGCACACGTGTCTTGTAGATGAAGAGGTGTAAGGAGGCCTCTGCTCATGGGGCTTATTCAGACCTGCTGCAGCGTCAGAGGGCAGTGCTCACGGAGAACAGCAAACTCACAGGCAAGATAGATGAGCTGGAGAGCATGGTGGCCGACTTGAAGAAGCAGAAGTCCCAGGCAGAGGCAGAGCTCCCGAAGGTCAGGGAGGCTGCGGAGAGTGAGTTGAGGAAGCAGCAGCGAACGGTGGAGGACATTGCTCTGCAGAAGCAGAGGGCTGAGGGGGAGGCACAGCGGTACCGGCTGGAGCTGGAGAGCATCGTGCGGGAGAAGGAAGCTGCGGAGCGGGAGCTGGAGCGGGTCAGGCAGCTCACCCTGGAGGCCGAGGCCAGAAGGGCAGCTGTGGAAGAGAATCTTGTGAACTTCCGGAGTCAGCTGGAGGAGAACACCTTCACAAGAAGAACCCTGGAAGACCATCTGAAAAGGAAAGACTCCAGCCTCAACGATTTGGAACGGCAGAAAAAGACATTAATGGAAGAactaagaaggaagagagatagcGAGGAAGAACTCTTGAAGCTGGTCAAGCAGATGGAGAAAGACCTCGCCTTTCAAAAGCAGGTAGCCGAGAAACAGCTGAAGGAGAAGCAAAAGGTGGAGGTGGAAGCAAGACAGAGAATAACGGAGCTGCAGTACGCATGTGGGGAGGGAGTGCTGCGGCCCGGGCGGGCTCTTCCCACCGAGCACGACAAGCAGAAAACACAGGAGCTCAGGCAACAGGTGGATGAGCTCACTGCTGCCAACAGGAAGGCGGAGAAGGACATGAGGGAGCTCAAGTATGAActtgctgcccttgagcttgAAAAAACCTCATCTGAAGAAAAGGCTCGTGTGCTGAAAGATAAACTGGACGAAACAAACGAGGCACTGAGGAGCCTGAAGCTGGAGCTGGAGCGGAAGGGCCAGGTGGAGGAAGGCTACTCCCAGCAGCTCCGAGAACTGAGTCGGCAGCTCCACCAAACCTCCGGCAGGGCCGAAGAGGCCATGCAGGAAGCCGACGACCTCAAGAAGATCAAGCACACTTACCAGTTAGAGTTAGATTCGCTCCACCAGGAGAAGGGCAAGCTCCAGAGAGAAGTGGACAGAGTGACCCGGGCCCATGCCGCGGCCGAGAGGGACGTTGCGCACCTAAATTCCCAGATCCATGCTCTCCACAATGGGAAGGAGTTTTCCAGCGAAAGACAAAGGCTCTGCCAGAGGAAGTCAGATCATCTCAAGGAGCAGTTTGAGAAAAGCCATGAGCAGTTGCTCCAGAATATtaaagctgaaaaagaaaataacgaTAAGATCCAAAAGCTCAACAGAGAACTGGAGAAAAGCAACGAGTGCGCAGAAAAGCTACAACAAAAGGTAGATGAGCTGACTAGGCAGAACGCGGAAACCAGGCTAATGATGCAGCGAGTCCAGGCAGACTCTGAGAACATCGCGCTAGAGAAGCAAGCCATCCAGCAGCGCTGTGAAGCCTTGCGGATTCAGGCGGACGGCTTCAGGGACCAGTTGCGTAACACAAACGAACACTTGCataaacagacaaaaacagaacaagattTCCACCGAAAGATCAAGAGCCTAGAAGAAGACCTGGCCAAGAGTCAGAATTTAGTGAGTGAATTTAAGCACAAGTGCGACCAGCAGACTGCCATCATCCAGAGCACAGAGCAGGAGGTGCGGAGCCTGAGCGCGGAGCTGAGCGCCTCCAAACAGCACAAGCTCCGGGAGGAGCAGCAGGCGCAGCGGCAGCAGGCGCAGGTGCAGGAGCTGAACCACAGGCTGAAAAGGGTGCAGGACGAGCTGCACCTCAAGACCATCGAAGAGCAGATGGCTCACAGGAAGATGGCCGTGTTTCAGGAAGAGTCTGAAAAGTTCAAGCGCTCAGCAGAGGAGTTTCggaaaaagatggaaaaattgaTGGAGTCCAAAGTGATCACCGAGAACGATATTTCAGGCATTAAGCTTGACTTTGTGTCTCTTCAGCGAGAAAACTGCAGAGCTCAAGAGAATGCTAAGCTTTGCGAAACCAACATTAAAGAACTGGAAAGGCAGCTTCACCAGTAcagagaacaaatgcagcaggggCCACACGTGGAAGGGAACCACTATCAAAAGTGTCGGAAACTCGAGGATGAGCTGATAGCCCAGAAACGGGAAGTTGAGAACCTGAAGCAAAAAATGGACCACCAGATAAAGGAGCATGAACATCAGTTAGTTATGCTTCAGTGTCAGATCCAAAACCGGGACCCAGCCAAAGACTCTGCCTTTGCCACAGCTTGTGGGACTACAGTGAAGGAGGGTCAGCACCCCACAGATGGCCCCTCACGAAACACTCTCCACCTGTACCCTACAGCCAGGACTCTGCTGAGACAGGCCCAGGAGCCACCGCAGGTGGACGGGACATGGCAAACTTGGGGTGCCGAGCAGGTGCCAAAAGAACCACTGTTCCGGCCGCCAGGGGCTCCGcttgagaaagagaaaagccaGCAGTGTTACTCCGAGTATTTTTCTCAAACAAGCACCGAATTACAGATAACTTTTGATGAGACAAGCCCTGTGACACGGCTGTCGGAAATCGAGAAGATAAGAGACCATGCTCTGCACAGTTCCAGGCCACCGGTCAGGTATCAGGACGACCGGCAGGAGATGGAGCTGGTGACACTTTTGACACCCTTAGAGGTACATGCTGCCAAATGCCgagtttcttcttctttgtgttctCCTAGACTACAGTTCTCATAATCTTCAGTGTTTGGCTCCTGGTAGTTTTgagagggcaaaaaaaaaaaaatcctctttcatTTGTGAAGGGTAGAGATTAAAGACACAGGTGTCATGGGTAAACTCTTGTATCTGtgggaatatatgtatatatatgtgtatatatatgtgtgtacatatataaatgtgcTTTAAAAATCTAGATGGGCTAAAGATCAAGGGGTCATggattgaagccagtccaggcaaaaatatccatgagactccatctccaaaatagccagtaaaatgccaaactggaggcatggctcagattgtagagctctagctatgaacaagaaagccaagagagaacacacacacacacacacacacacacacacacacacacacacacacacaaaataacaacTAAAACACTAGAAGAACCAGGCAGTTAAAAGTAACTTctgagtaaatattttaggctctcAAAATAATGTTACTTATTTCCAGCCCttagtttgaattttttcttctcttcaacaAAGAGGAAAattgttcttttctctcttacctgTCTCTGTAACTCACGGAATTGTGTTTGGATGGAGAATGGAAAGGTGGCATCATGACTTTTAACCTCTGAAACATTCCTGTTACAGATAGCTAAGAACAAGCAGTATGACATGCACGCAGAAGTCACAACACTAAGACAAGAAAAGACCCCAGCCCCCAGTGCACATGAATGGAAGGTGGATGGGTGCAGCGCGTCCTCTGGACCCAAGAGAGGAGAATTCCCCAGGGGAGGCTCAGAAGCAGAGCCTCGGCTGAACCTTGACAGTGATCAGGCATGCTCCGTGAGGGACGCGGAGTTCAGATTCCAGGGGCTTCGGCAGTCTGTTACTGCCAGGCAGTTGGTTGAAGCAAAGCTTCTGGACATGAGAACGATCGAGCAGCTGCGATGTGGTCTGAAGACTGTTGAAGAAGTTCAGAAAAGTCTGAGCAAGTTCTTGACAAAAGCCACATCAATTGCAGGGCTTTATCTAGAATCTACAAAAGAGAAGATTTCATTTGCATCAGCTGCCAAGAAAATCATAATAGACAAAATGATGGCATTAGCCTTTTTGGAAGCTCAGGCTGCAACAGGTTTTATAATCGATCCCATCTCGGGCCAGATGTATTCTGTGGAAGATGCAGTTCTGAAAGGGGTGGTTGAGCCTGAGTTCCGAATTAGACTCCTTGAGGCAGAGAAGGCAGCCCTGGGGTATCCGTGTGCTTCTAAGACACTGTCAGTGTTTCAGGCCATGGAGAATAGAATGCTTGACAGACAGAAAGGGAAACATATCTTGGAGGCTCAGATTGCCAGCGGAGGTGTCATCGACCCTGTGCGAGGCATTCGTGTTCCCCCTGAGATTGCTCTGCAGCTGGGCTTACTCAACAATGCCATCTTGCAATTTTTGCATGAGCCTTCCAGCAACACGAGAGTTTTCCCCAATCCCAACAACAAGCAGGCTCTGTATTACGCAGAATTACTGAGAATGTGTGTCTTTGATGTTGATTGCCAGTGCTTTCTGCTGCCATTTGGGGAGAGGAACATTTCCAGTCTCAATGTGGAGAAAAGTCACAAGATTGCAGTGGTGGACACTAAAACTGGAGCAGAACTGACTGCGTACGAGGCTTTCCAGAGAAACCTCATCGAGAAAGGCATTTACCTTGAACTCTCAGGACAGCAGTATCAGTGGAAGGAAGCTACATTTTTTGAATCCCATGGGCCTCCTTCTCACATGCTGACTGAGATGAAAACTGGCCTCCAGTTCAATATTAATGAGGCCGTAGAGCAGGGCACAATTGATAAGGCCGTGGTCAGAAAGTACCAGGATGGCCTCATCACCCTGACAGAGCTTGCTGACTCTCTGCTGAGCGGCTTGGCTCCCCAGAAGGATCCACACAGCCCCATCGCAGGCTACTGGCTGACCGCTAGCGGGGAGAGGATCTCCCTCCTCAAGGCCTCCCGCAGAAATCTGGTGGATCGCGTTACTGCCCTCCGATGCCTGGAAGCCCAGGTCAGCACAGGAGGAATAATCGACCCCCTAACCGGCAAAAGGTACAGGGTGGCCGAAGCCTTGCGCCGAGGCCTGGTTGACGAGGGCTTTGCCCAGCAGCTGCGGCAGTGTGAACTGGTCGTCACGGGGGTCACCCACCCTGTGACCAGCAAAACAATGTCGGTGGTGGACGCTGTGAACGCGAACATCATCAGTAAGGAAATGGGGATGCGCTGTCTGGAGTTCCAGCACTTGACGGGGGGCTTGATAGAGCCCCAGGCCCGCACACGGGTATCCATAGAAGAGGCCCTGCAAATGGGCATCATCGATGTCCTCATCGCTACCAGGCTCAAAGACCACAAGTCATATGTCCGGAATATAATCTGTCCCCAGACCAAACGGAAGCTGACCTATAAGGAAGCCCTAGAGAAAGCTGATTTTGATTTCCACACAGGACTTAAACTCCTAGAAGTGTCCGAGCCCTTGAGGACAGGGATTTCTAGCCTCTATTACTCTTCCTAGTGGGACACGTTTAGCCCTGTGCAAGCAGCCATGCTACTAGTGCGGGTCTGCTGTTTAGAGCAGAGTGTGGCTAAGCATGTCACTGACTTGAAGCACTGGTATTTCTTGAGGGCTGGAAGCTCCCACTGTTCAGGAAAGATGacaattttaaaattgaaaatacaaGAGATTTGATGCTCTCTCCACGGTTCTCTTTAGCTCTTGAGAATCATTGTTTGAATCTTTCCTGCACTAAAATTAGCCCATGATCCCTACACTCTGGGTTAAGGTTGCCCTTCAGTGCCCCCGTCATGGTTTCTCCAGACCTCCCTCTCAGGGGCTAGGTGGAGGCTGACAGAGCTGGTCTGGCATTTGCATTCATTCCATTTTACTGACTTCTGTGCTCCCAACGGAGCTCTTCACAAAGCAACTGGTATCAAAGGGAGGATGTGCATTCCTTCCCAGGGTCTCCATTCCTTCCCAGGGTCTCCTGGCTGCATGTTGTCCTTGGCTTCCACAGTGTTGAGGTTTTTGCATATAGAAACCTTTACACAATAAAGCATTCACCGTGATCTCTCACTTCTAGGCTTTGGGATTAAACCCAGCCTGCTCTGTGTTGAGTGCTGGGGTAGTTCCCATGGTGGTGGGGTAGTTCCTCATTCTGTGCATTTTCCTTCCTTGCAGACAAGCTTTTTTCTTCAGCTGTCTATTATCTCACACCTTTGATTGTAATGCTAATGCAAAGGCAGCAGTTTGAGGGCTTCCAAGGCCTCATGAATAaagtggctggtgtgtgcttgtccTATGGATCCAACAGCTGGGAGGTTGGACGAGTGACAGAATGTTTGCCAAACTTTCTTTGGGCCATGTAGATATCGGAAGTACATCTTCTGTGTGACATAGTAAACATGgattaagtgaataaataaaatatctctaTAACCTGTGTGGGATAGAAGGCATGTTTGCATTCTTGTTTTCAGTGGTGATGTTAGTTTCGTAGCTCAGTTGTTTACtggaatgtttgtttttttaaccactcACACCTGTCAGAAGTctctggaagaagaaaagaaagaacatgttGAAAAAGCGAAAGAATTGCAGAAATGGGTGTCAAACATGACCAAGACCTTGAGGAACGGGGAGAAGGCTGGGAAACCTCTTTTCTCTAAGCAGAAGGTATTCGCACAGGATGTTTCTTAGTGGTTACAATTTCCTGACTTGGTATAGTACACCTAAACACTGCTTAATTACCTTAGTTCCCCCTGCTTTTACAGTACATGATAGTGAAGATCCCTTGTCCAAGGAGTCACAGTTAGCGCTTCTCTGATTGCACAGCCCAAACCTCCTACCTTTGTATCACCTACTAGCCAGTTAATAGGTTGTACGGTGCCCCGCCTCCTCGCCCCAGTACTGGAATGAGGACTGCTCAAAAGTAGGATCGCCCTGTTTGGAGTCCATTGTAACCCAGGCCCTCAGCCCCATGGAAACAGACAGAATCCATTGTAACCCAGGCCCTCCTCCCCCTGACATGGGAGTCCATTGTAACCCAGACCCTCTGCCCCATGACATGGGGAGTCCATTGTAACCCAGACCCTCTGCCCTATGATATGGGGAGTCCATTGTAACCCAGACCCTCTGCCCCCTGACATGGGAGTCCATTGTGACCCAGACCCTCTGCCCCCTGACATGGGGAGTCCATTGTAACCCAGACCCTCTGCCCTATGATATGGGAGTCCATTGTAACCCAGACCCTCTGCCCTATGATATGGGAGTCCATTGTAACCCAGACCCTCTGCCCCCTGACATGGGAGTCCATTGTAACCCAGACCCTCTGCCCCCTGACATGGGAGTCCATTGTAACCCAGACTCTCTGCCCTATGATATGGGAGTCCATTGTAACCCAGACCCTCAGCCCCATGGAAACAGACAGAATCCATTGTAACCCaggccctcctcctcctgacaTGGGCATCCAGTGTAACCCAGACCCTCTGCCCTATGACTTGGGGAGTCCATTGTAACCCAGACCCTCTGACTCACGACATGGGAGTCCATTGTAACCCAGACCCTCAGCCCCATGGAAACAGACAGAATCCATTGTAATCCAGACCCTCTGCCCTCTGACATGGGGAGTACATTGTAACCCAGACCCTCTGCCCCCTGACATGGGGAATCCATTGTAACCCAGACCCTCTGCCCTATGACATGGGAGTCCATTGTAATCCAAACCCTCTGCCCCATGACATGGGAGTCCATTGTAACCCAGACCCTCTGACTCATGACATGGGAGTCCATTGTAACCCAGACCCTCTGCCCCATGACATGGGAGTCCATTGTAACCAAGGCCCTCTGCCCCGACATGAGAGTCCATTGTAACCCAGACCCTCTGCCCCATGACATGGGAGTCCATTGTAACCCAGACCCTCTGACTCATGACATGGGAGTCCATTGTAACCCAGACCCTCTGCCCCGTGACATGGGAGTCCATTGTAACCCAGACCCTCTGACTCATGACATGGGAGTCCATTGTAACCCAGACCCTCTGCCCCGTGACATGGGAGTCCATTGTAACCCAGACCCTCTGCCCCATGACATGAGAGTCCATTGTAACCCAGGCTCTCTGCCCCATGGAGACATTGCTCTCTTCCTTATAACAACAGATACCTTTTAAGAAGAGAAACCATCTAGGACATGAACATTTTATTTACAGTATTGACTTGTGCTTTTTTGGGTCTCGCGTTTTGTTAGGAAGTCGTTGCTGGAACATGTAAATTCCTTGCCTTATCCCAATGAGGTTCTAGCCCCTAGCTGTCCTTTTAGCCCCAGTGATGAGCATTAGTTGGATTGGTACAGCCGTGGCACCAATAGTGGTGCTTTGTGGTGTACATTTCACACTTGTAGGACATTGGTAATCAGGTGTAGTTGTATCAGTGTGGCTAGCAAGGGTGGGATTCCCCTGTAGAACCAATAAAGCTTTTCCTTAAGGCATTCTTTCCCAACACTATCCTGAAGCCCATGTGATATAGAAGTGGCAGGAGCCATCACACATTCTCAGTACTTAGTCCCTCGTCCAGCTCTGCCTCAGTGCTCATTTGCTTTCCCTTGACATGATTAGAAAGGGAGGACACAGGTGTCTGATTCTGCCCTACTGAAAGGCACTACTCTTTGTCTGGAGAGGGAGCTCACAGTCTTGCAATAGAGTAGATCCTGTaatagggaagaaaggagaagtcaGAAAGCATTTATATTGGTGTTTTAAAAACCTTCAAGGCAATTTAGTACAGATATTTAACTTAAATTGCTATCAcctctttttttcaaataagacaaaacaagCATGTGAGCCCTAGTAAAAATGCCCTTAGGAGAATTAATTTCCTTCACTTATTTGGATTATAAAGGAGTGGTGTCTTCACATTCTGCGAAGCTCTCCCAACATTACCGGGTTAGATTTAGCCTTAGCACATGTAAAGGAGGTAGATCTTTCAAACACAGATCATGGCCTTCACGCGTCTCCCAGAGCATGGAATCTCTCTGGGAAAGGAAGTTTATGAAGTTGAACGTCCTAGTATGTGTCTTCCATCATCCTCATGAGTGCCTGTGGGCATGCGAAATATTTCCTTCTGTGGAGTGACAGCATGGGAATGGTCATATGTCTCCACTGGCCTGCTGTGTCTGTTCGTTAGAAGAATGACGGCTCTGGACTAAGGCACCAAGAAGTGGTCCACAGATGGATGGGGAGGACTTTCCTTGTCTCTGATTCCCACAGTAAATTTTGTGTGGGAGAGTCTTAACATTAGTGATCATTCCTGATCACTAAGCTTAGAGACTCATGCTTTCAGCATCAGTGTTTGGAAAGGAGAGTGGTTTGTTCAGGAGTTTAAGGGGAGGAAGATTTCTGGAGTGATAATCTTCCTCTTGTGCCTGTCCTTTCTGAGCACTGCGATGTAGAAGAGGACCACCGGGCCAGTGATGACCCTGCCCTGCAGTAATGA
This window encodes:
- the Dst gene encoding dystonin isoform X24; translated protein: MHSSTYSYRSSDSVFSNTASTRTSLDSNENLLSVHCGPTLISSCISFGNESTHGHRLEMLQQIAHRVQRDSVLCEDKLILARNALQSDSKRLESGLQFQNEAEIAGYILECENLLHQHVIDVQILLDGKYYQADQLVQRVAELREETLALRSECASVYSKGRVLTSERTKLMISGITQGLHAGFAQTLNPCLNSGLTQSSAPSLTSSSVTSGLSSGLTSRLTPSVTPVYAPGLPAGLVPNFSAGVEPASLQTLKLMRIRKPLVKSSLLDQNLTEEEVNMKFVQDLLNWVDEMQVQLDHTEWGSDLPSVESHLENHKNVHRAIEEFESSLKEAKISEIQMTAPLKLTYAEKLHRLESQYGKLLNASRTQERHLDTLHNFVIRATNELIWLNEKEEEEVAYDWSERNTNIARKKEYHAELMRELDQKEENIKSVQEIADQLLLENHPARLTIEAYRAAMQTQWSWILQLCQCVEQHIRENTAYFEFFNDAKEATDYLRNLKDAIQRKYSCDRSSSIHRLEDLVQESMEEKEQLLQYKSTVASLVGRAKTVIQLKPRNPECSLKTSVPIQALCDYRQIEITIYKDDECVLANNSHRAKWRVISPTGNEAMVPSVCFTVPPPNKEAVDFANRIEQQYQNVLALWHESHINMKSVVSWHYLINEIDRIRASSVASIKTMLPGEHQQVLSNLQSRFEDFLEDSQESRVFSGSDITQLEKEVNVCKQYYQELLKSAEREEQEESVYNLYISEVRNIRLRLENCEDRLIRQIRTPLERDDVHESGFRITEQEKLKKELERLKDDLATITNKCEEFFSQAATSASVPTLRSELSVVLQNMNHVYSMSSTYIEKLKTVNLVLKNTQAAEALVKLYETKLCEEEAVVADKNNIENLMSTLKQWRSEVDEKREVFHSLEDELQKAKAVSDEMFKTYKERDLDFDWHKEKAEQLAERWQNVHVQIDHRLRDLEGIGRSLKNYRDTYHPLDDWIQQVETTQRKIQENQPENSKTLATQLNQQKMLVSEIEMKQSKMDDCQKHAEQYSATVKDYELQTMTYRAMVDSQQKSPVKRRRMQSSADLIIQEFMDLRTRYTALVTLMTQYVKFAGDSLKRLEEEEMKRCKEASAHGAYSDLLQRQRAVLTENSKLTGKIDELESMVADLKKQKSQAEAELPKVREAAESELRKQQRTVEDIALQKQRAEGEAQRYRLELESIVREKEAAERELERVRQLTLEAEARRAAVEENLVNFRSQLEENTFTRRTLEDHLKRKDSSLNDLERQKKTLMEELRRKRDSEEELLKLVKQMEKDLAFQKQVAEKQLKEKQKVEVEARQRITELQYACGEGVLRPGRALPTEHDKQKTQELRQQVDELTAANRKAEKDMRELKYELAALELEKTSSEEKARVLKDKLDETNEALRSLKLELERKGQVEEGYSQQLRELSRQLHQTSGRAEEAMQEADDLKKIKHTYQLELDSLHQEKGKLQREVDRVTRAHAAAERDVAHLNSQIHALHNGKEFSSERQRLCQRKSDHLKEQFEKSHEQLLQNIKAEKENNDKIQKLNRELEKSNECAEKLQQKVDELTRQNAETRLMMQRVQADSENIALEKQAIQQRCEALRIQADGFRDQLRNTNEHLHKQTKTEQDFHRKIKSLEEDLAKSQNLVSEFKHKCDQQTAIIQSTEQEVRSLSAELSASKQHKLREEQQAQRQQAQVQELNHRLKRVQDELHLKTIEEQMAHRKMAVFQEESEKFKRSAEEFRKKMEKLMESKVITENDISGIKLDFVSLQRENCRAQENAKLCETNIKELERQLHQYREQMQQGPHVEGNHYQKCRKLEDELIAQKREVENLKQKMDHQIKEHEHQLVMLQCQIQNRDPAKDSAFATACGTTVKEGQHPTDGPSRNTLHLYPTARTLLRQAQEPPQVDGTWQTWGAEQVPKEPLFRPPGAPLEKEKSQQCYSEYFSQTSTELQITFDETSPVTRLSEIEKIRDHALHSSRPPVRYQDDRQEMELVTLLTPLEIAKNKQYDMHAEVTTLRQEKTPAPSAHEWKVDGCSASSGPKRGEFPRGGSEAEPRLNLDSDQACSVRDAEFRFQGLRQSVTARQLVEAKLLDMRTIEQLRCGLKTVEEVQKSLSKFLTKATSIAGLYLESTKEKISFASAAKKIIIDKMMALAFLEAQAATGFIIDPISGQMYSVEDAVLKGVVEPEFRIRLLEAEKAALGYPCASKTLSVFQAMENRMLDRQKGKHILEAQIASGGVIDPVRGIRVPPEIALQLGLLNNAILQFLHEPSSNTRVFPNPNNKQALYYAELLRMCVFDVDCQCFLLPFGERNISSLNVEKSHKIAVVDTKTGAELTAYEAFQRNLIEKGIYLELSGQQYQWKEATFFESHGPPSHMLTEMKTGLQFNINEAVEQGTIDKAVVRKYQDGLITLTELADSLLSGLAPQKDPHSPIAGYWLTASGERISLLKASRRNLVDRVTALRCLEAQVSTGGIIDPLTGKRYRVAEALRRGLVDEGFAQQLRQCELVVTGVTHPVTSKTMSVVDAVNANIISKEMGMRCLEFQHLTGGLIEPQARTRVSIEEALQMGIIDVLIATRLKDHKSYVRNIICPQTKRKLTYKEALEKADFDFHTGLKLLEVSEPLRTGISSLYYSS